In Rhodamnia argentea isolate NSW1041297 chromosome 11, ASM2092103v1, whole genome shotgun sequence, one genomic interval encodes:
- the LOC125312929 gene encoding uncharacterized protein LOC125312929: protein MYQNLMQHYWWKDLYMKHIVRLDGVPVMINSTCDPKFTVTFWKSLLAALGTKLRFGMARHSQTDSRSKRTIQTLEDMLRACVLDFKGSWKEQLRLVEFAYNNGFQQSIKMTPFEALEKGKLSPMYVGPFEILELIRNLAYPLALPLRSAPVHNVFYVSMLRKYEPDSAHVLSYEEIELDERAAYVERPIKIVDRKEQVLRSKTIQLVKVVLQHHEAEGATWENEKVIKSSYPYLFE, encoded by the exons atgtatcagaatctgatgcaacactactggtggaaaG ATTTGTATATGAAGCACATTGTGAGATTGGATGGAGTGCCGGTGATGATCAACTCAACttgtgatcccaagttcactgtcacattttggaaaagtctacTGGCTGCTTTAGGAACGAAGCTGCGATTCGGTATGGCTCGTCACTCGCAAACAGATAGCCGATCTAAAAGGACGATTCAGACATtagaggatatgttgagagcatgtgtCTTGGATTTTAAGGGTAGTTGGAAAGAACAGTTGCGTttggttgagttcgcctacaacaacgGTTTTCAGCAAAGTATCAAGATGACAccatttgaagcatt ggagaaaggaaagttgagcccaATGTATGTTGGGCCTTTCGAAATTTTGGAGCTGATTAGAAATTTGGCTTATCCCCTAGCGTTGCCGCTAAGATCGGCCCCAGTGCATAATGTGTTTTATGTGTCAATGCTAAGAAAGTACGAGCCAGACTCCGCTCATGTgttgagttatgaagaaattgagctaGATGAACGAGCTGCATATGTGGAACGGCCAATTAagatcgtggataggaaagagcaagtgctccggagcaagacgattCAGTTGGTTAAGGTGGTTTTGCAACACCATGAGGCCGAAGGAGCTACTTGGGAGAACGAGAAAGTTATAAAGAGTAGctatccttatctttttgaaTAG